The Spinacia oleracea cultivar Varoflay chromosome 2, BTI_SOV_V1, whole genome shotgun sequence DNA segment atattttatgtgtattatttttatgtgtcatgatttgaTTTGGTGGAAGAAAAAAGTAGAGTCTTGAGCGAGTCTTAGATTTTCAAACTTACTTCCAGAATCGGTGTAATCTTTTATCACATTATCTCAAGACTCAGAATCCAGACTCACCTTGAGACttgggataaactcacccttaaATTGTTACGAGTATCTAACTATAATAAAATTTACAATGCATTACAGAAGTGTCCTCAATCGCTTCCCGAGCCCTTGTCTAGAGTGCAGATTAGCACGATGTGTGTGAAGGATAATCTCTTGGTGGCTGGTGGTTTCCATGGGGAGCTAATCTGCAAGGTATTTTGACTTGGTCTCTATGTTCCATTGTTTCATTTACACCAGTCTTCAGATAATTTTTTTGGCTTACTTACATGTTAATTTTCACTGTCTGGTTGCAGTACTTAAATCAGCTGGATGTGGTATTCAGTACAAAAGTAACGACAGAAGAGAACGCTATCACTAACGCAGTAGATATATGCAACAGCCCTAGTGGTTCAAAATGGGTGATAGTTGGCAACAATGATGCTGAAGTTCGAGTTTTTGATGCTGCAAACTTTGTTTGCTTGAATCGTTTCTGCTTCCCTTGGTCTGTGAATGTGAGTAATAGTATGACCTATCTCCTGGCTTCTTTCTTGTAaatataaattgttttttaccaccttaaaTAATAGAGTAAACCGTTATATGTGGCCCACTACTTCAATTTTTTACACTCCCTTTACAATTTTCTTAAAGTCTATCACCCTCCTCTCTTTTCTGTCAttgaattttgtcaattttgtgaattaattggaggaaaaattatgtgaattaaTGGAAAATAAGGAAGCAACGAAAGAGAAGAGGGTTCAATACATGAAATCATGGAAGAAGAGAAAATATCAAAAATATTACCGTTGTTGTGGCCCCTCTGCAAACGGTTTTatctatttttccattttcaggtggtaaataACAGTTTTAAGGGTGGTAAAGTACAagttagttttttaggtggtatttttttttttttttttccaacttGGAACAGACCAACTTTTCAATATAGCTCTGATGATTTGAAGGATGTgtgctgatttttttttttatctttgctTTGTTTGTAGAATACTTTGGCGAGTCCCGATGGCAAGTTAATTGCCGTCCTGGGTGACAGTTCCGAGTGCTTGGTTTCCGAATCCCACACAGGAAAAGTCATTGGTACCCTCAAAGGACACTCCGATTACTCATTCTCTTCTGCTTGGCACCCTGACGGACGAATCTTAGCCACCGGAAATCAAGACACAACATGCAGACTATGGGATATCCGAAACATGTCTCGGTCCCTCGAGGTACTTAAGGGAAGAATGGGTGCGATAAGAGCACTGAAATTCTCATCAGACGGCCGGTTTTTAGCCATGGCTGAACCAGCTGACTTTGTGCATGTCTTCGATACACAATCTGGGTATGAAAAGGCGCAAGAAATTGACCTGTTTGGGGAGATTGCAGGGATTTCTTTCAGCCCTGATACTGAAGCGTTGTTTGTCGGGGTTGCTGATCGGACTTATGGTAGTGTGTTGGAGTTTAATCGAAGACATCGTAATGGATACTTGGATGCCATATTTTAGGTAATG contains these protein-coding regions:
- the LOC110796161 gene encoding uncharacterized WD repeat-containing protein C2A9.03-like isoform X2, which gives rise to MQNSSVMHWSALRKRSEEVLNVSKPIVPTMKCPQSLPEPLSRVQISTMCVKDNLLVAGGFHGELICKYLNQLDVVFSTKVTTEENAITNAVDICNSPSGSKWVIVGNNDAEVRVFDAANFVCLNRFCFPWSVNNTLASPDGKLIAVLGDSSECLVSESHTGKVIGTLKGHSDYSFSSAWHPDGRILATGNQDTTCRLWDIRNMSRSLEVLKGRMGAIRALKFSSDGRFLAMAEPADFVHVFDTQSGYEKAQEIDLFGEIAGISFSPDTEALFVGVADRTYGSVLEFNRRHRNGYLDAIF
- the LOC110796161 gene encoding uncharacterized WD repeat-containing protein C2A9.03-like isoform X1, with protein sequence MAGFQFQNDELEFVDDFNEFSDFDNELLAFSESSSPMSSHSNDDPFDSDVEDYFDICEGKSKSETTAFEAKNGKDIQGIPWERLNFSRDGYRETRLKQYKNYQSLPSSRLDLGKECKQVEKGQTFYDFQFNTRLIKSTIVHFQLRNLLWATSKHDVYLMQNSSVMHWSALRKRSEEVLNVSKPIVPTMKCPQSLPEPLSRVQISTMCVKDNLLVAGGFHGELICKYLNQLDVVFSTKVTTEENAITNAVDICNSPSGSKWVIVGNNDAEVRVFDAANFVCLNRFCFPWSVNNTLASPDGKLIAVLGDSSECLVSESHTGKVIGTLKGHSDYSFSSAWHPDGRILATGNQDTTCRLWDIRNMSRSLEVLKGRMGAIRALKFSSDGRFLAMAEPADFVHVFDTQSGYEKAQEIDLFGEIAGISFSPDTEALFVGVADRTYGSVLEFNRRHRNGYLDAIF